A genome region from Oceanispirochaeta sp. M1 includes the following:
- a CDS encoding EAL domain-containing protein, protein MPGREKKYKYIINTSSDLITLINKDYCYEVVNESYCNMLGKNQDEILDTPVSVVWGEDRFKNAIKSYLDRCFEGEEIHYVDQFNFGDSTRYMHVSFYPYNEEDNEITHALVFSHDISKLGEIESKLLNFEFRDPVTGLFNDRSLDIILDMELEKAKRSQAENKRCLLILSMDNFQKICLEHSIATGNMLLENTGIRVKECLRTTDYVFRYNGNELAVVLTGMARETEPLIVAQKLINAVSIPYRKSETNITMNCTIGIAVFPEDGSNCDDLIRNASKALSSALSQGKEYRLYDQDIQKVSMSRLELENDLNRAFDLNQFELYYQAIVDENRVIKGCETLIRWNHPSRGMVPPSLFIPISEQTGIISAISKWVLFKTARQIKEWSDKYGIYTSVNLTAREYGNPDLPAILASALKQADKLSPRFLHLEITESETMENPENSIKQMQAIREMGFEIFMDDFGTGHSSLSYLKNIPADTLKLDKSFVDNITTDKDSRDFLELITHLARNRKKSLIVEGVETEEQLKILLEAGCKKFQGYLFSAPIPPAQFENLLKKNQKII, encoded by the coding sequence ATGCCTGGCAGAGAGAAAAAATATAAATACATAATCAACACTTCTTCCGATTTGATAACACTGATAAACAAGGACTACTGTTACGAAGTGGTCAACGAATCCTACTGCAATATGCTCGGTAAAAATCAGGATGAGATCCTGGATACTCCTGTATCCGTCGTTTGGGGTGAGGATAGATTCAAGAATGCAATTAAAAGTTATCTGGACCGCTGTTTTGAGGGTGAAGAGATTCACTATGTTGACCAGTTCAATTTTGGTGATTCAACCAGATATATGCATGTATCCTTTTACCCTTATAATGAAGAAGATAACGAGATTACCCATGCACTTGTTTTTTCCCACGACATCAGCAAACTGGGAGAAATCGAATCCAAACTTCTGAACTTTGAATTCCGAGATCCAGTCACAGGGCTCTTTAACGACCGTTCTCTTGATATTATTCTGGATATGGAGCTTGAAAAGGCCAAACGGTCACAGGCAGAGAACAAACGCTGTCTGCTAATACTCTCCATGGATAATTTTCAAAAGATCTGTCTGGAGCATAGTATAGCCACAGGCAATATGCTGCTGGAAAACACAGGTATCCGGGTTAAAGAATGTCTTAGAACCACCGACTATGTTTTCCGTTATAATGGAAATGAGCTGGCCGTTGTTTTAACTGGAATGGCCAGGGAGACGGAGCCCCTTATCGTAGCCCAGAAACTGATTAATGCGGTATCCATTCCCTACCGTAAAAGCGAAACCAATATCACCATGAACTGTACCATAGGAATTGCGGTCTTTCCCGAAGACGGGAGCAATTGTGATGATCTTATCCGCAATGCCTCCAAAGCACTCTCATCCGCTCTGAGCCAGGGAAAGGAATACCGCCTTTATGATCAGGATATTCAGAAGGTGTCCATGTCCAGGCTCGAACTTGAAAATGACCTGAACAGAGCCTTCGACCTGAATCAGTTTGAACTCTACTATCAGGCCATTGTGGATGAAAACAGAGTTATCAAGGGCTGCGAAACACTGATCCGCTGGAATCACCCGTCAAGAGGAATGGTTCCCCCCTCTTTGTTTATACCCATATCAGAACAGACCGGCATTATTTCAGCCATATCCAAATGGGTTCTTTTCAAAACAGCCCGTCAGATTAAAGAATGGAGTGATAAATACGGCATCTACACATCAGTCAATCTGACAGCCAGAGAATACGGCAATCCGGACCTCCCTGCCATATTGGCATCAGCCCTGAAACAGGCGGATAAATTATCTCCCCGGTTCCTCCATCTGGAAATCACAGAGTCCGAAACCATGGAGAATCCGGAAAACAGTATCAAACAGATGCAGGCTATCAGGGAAATGGGATTTGAAATTTTCATGGATGACTTCGGCACAGGGCATTCCAGTCTGAGCTACCTGAAAAATATTCCTGCAGACACCCTGAAACTGGATAAATCCTTTGTGGATAACATCACCACTGACAAAGACAGCCGTGACTTTCTTGAGTTAATCACTCATCTGGCCAGAAACAGGAAAAAATCACTGATAGTCGAAGGTGTGGAAACTGAAGAACAGCTTAAAATTCTTTTAGAAGCGGGCTGTAAAAAATTCCAGGGATATCTTTTTTCTGCTCCTATTCCACCGGCTCAGTTTGAAAATCTTTTGAAAAAAAATCAGAAAATCATTTAG
- a CDS encoding response regulator, which produces MNYRRRLITLLLLLLISFQLQSQNRSEINVRNVKIGIFSFSPINFINDFGHSDGLYPSLVNGITRESRWKVSYIDGSFSQGLERLQNGEIDLMMSVAWSESRAEIMDYSKEPVVDLWGQVYISPDSNITNINDLQGRIVAVMKSDITAQNLIKTAESLGVSFTVHEYRDFFEAFQAVEDGEAHAAAAPQHFGLRNLSAFNLVGSNILFSPFSIYFTVKKGANQDLLEDIDRNLSIWKKNKQSIYYKNVQFWMTPEDLREERIPLWIKIVISLSLFLILLILVTGFFIRNTLKKKITQTLKKEYRYRSLVQKLQAIVLRLTPEGSITVVNEYTLSLLNQSRQTVMEGSVFDLGILPDGIGRDELQNIEAVQQINLISKIKNSDSEQYFQWYLNRVNTDESDNIICIALNVSDRVEIESALQESDEKFTSFMNNIPAFAFISNKKEQMIYANPATLALLKEPIENPVFEDFIKEEETLNRIKEAESRILYEGSEKETIEFETQFPSDNQPRILHQIQFPINLSKNEIWLGGFTLDITETRTIEEQLNQSRKMQAIGELAGGIAHDFNNQLAGIMGYTDLLCHGVTDERMEKYAAKLKASVERASDVTRQLLSFSRKGKKENIAVNINNIIDELSSLLSHSLNKQIHIHFNEKADNSVIQGDPNLIQNALLNISINARDAMDNKGDLYFTTQIINVDEKMSALQGYVLTPGPYLKVSVEDTGSGIPKEIRGKIFEPFFTTKEVGRGTGMGLSMVYGTMQEHKGNITVQSTQNRGTVFSLYFPKDGSENQERSDDTEIVDEGATYNIAVVDDESMIREFLNISLKGKGHKLDLFEDGSHFIQSLKEEGKSYDFVILDMIMPGMNGIECYRELMKIHRKIRVLLSSGYSKKDDVQEIMKNSNVLYIQKPYSINELGKAIQKLMAGYDGS; this is translated from the coding sequence ATGAATTATAGACGAAGACTGATAACTCTATTACTTCTTTTACTCATCAGCTTTCAGCTGCAGTCACAGAACAGATCTGAAATCAATGTACGGAATGTAAAGATAGGGATCTTCTCTTTCAGCCCCATCAATTTTATTAATGATTTCGGTCACTCCGATGGCTTATACCCTTCCCTTGTTAACGGAATAACCAGGGAATCAAGATGGAAAGTAAGCTATATCGATGGAAGCTTCAGCCAGGGGCTGGAAAGACTTCAAAACGGTGAAATAGATCTGATGATGTCTGTAGCCTGGTCCGAAAGCAGAGCAGAAATCATGGACTACAGCAAAGAACCGGTCGTAGATTTATGGGGGCAGGTGTATATAAGTCCCGACAGCAATATTACAAATATCAATGATCTGCAGGGTAGAATAGTCGCAGTAATGAAAAGTGATATCACTGCTCAGAATCTTATAAAGACAGCAGAATCACTGGGAGTGTCCTTCACAGTTCATGAATACAGAGATTTTTTTGAGGCTTTTCAAGCCGTTGAAGACGGTGAGGCTCATGCAGCTGCAGCACCACAGCATTTCGGATTGCGTAATCTTTCAGCTTTCAATCTTGTGGGGAGTAATATTCTCTTCTCACCCTTTTCAATCTATTTCACAGTAAAAAAAGGCGCTAATCAGGATCTCCTGGAAGACATTGACAGGAATCTTTCAATATGGAAGAAAAACAAACAATCAATTTACTATAAAAATGTTCAATTCTGGATGACCCCCGAAGATTTGAGAGAGGAAAGAATTCCCCTGTGGATAAAGATTGTCATCTCCCTGTCACTTTTTCTGATCCTCCTTATCCTGGTAACAGGTTTTTTTATACGAAACACTCTGAAGAAAAAAATAACTCAGACCTTAAAAAAGGAGTACCGATACCGCAGCCTTGTACAAAAACTACAGGCCATTGTACTACGCCTTACTCCTGAGGGTTCTATCACAGTTGTTAATGAATATACCCTCTCTCTCCTGAATCAGAGCAGACAAACAGTCATGGAAGGCAGCGTTTTCGACCTGGGTATTCTGCCTGATGGAATAGGCAGAGATGAATTACAGAATATTGAGGCAGTTCAGCAGATAAATTTGATAAGTAAAATCAAAAATTCTGACTCGGAACAGTATTTCCAGTGGTATCTGAACAGAGTGAATACCGATGAATCTGATAATATAATCTGCATTGCTTTAAATGTAAGTGATAGAGTTGAGATAGAATCCGCCCTTCAGGAGAGTGATGAAAAATTTACTTCATTTATGAACAACATTCCGGCATTCGCTTTTATCAGTAATAAAAAAGAACAGATGATCTATGCCAATCCGGCAACACTAGCACTGCTGAAAGAACCTATAGAGAATCCAGTCTTTGAAGATTTCATAAAAGAAGAGGAAACACTAAACAGGATAAAGGAAGCTGAATCCAGGATTCTATACGAAGGTTCAGAAAAAGAGACTATAGAATTTGAAACACAGTTTCCCAGTGATAATCAGCCCAGAATTTTACATCAAATACAATTTCCAATAAATCTCTCGAAAAATGAGATATGGCTTGGAGGTTTCACTCTGGATATCACAGAAACCAGAACTATTGAAGAGCAGCTGAATCAATCCCGGAAGATGCAGGCTATCGGTGAACTGGCAGGAGGAATCGCCCACGATTTTAATAACCAGTTGGCCGGAATAATGGGGTATACCGATCTTTTGTGCCACGGAGTCACAGATGAACGGATGGAAAAATATGCAGCGAAGCTGAAAGCCTCAGTGGAAAGAGCCTCCGATGTGACCCGCCAGCTTCTCAGCTTCAGCAGAAAAGGGAAAAAGGAGAATATAGCCGTCAATATCAACAATATCATTGATGAACTTTCGAGTCTCCTTTCCCACAGCCTGAATAAACAGATACATATCCATTTCAATGAAAAAGCAGATAATTCTGTTATTCAGGGTGACCCCAACTTAATACAGAACGCCCTGCTCAACATATCCATCAATGCACGGGATGCCATGGATAATAAGGGAGATCTCTATTTTACAACACAGATTATAAATGTCGATGAAAAAATGAGTGCTCTTCAGGGTTATGTACTGACTCCGGGTCCCTACCTTAAAGTCTCTGTTGAAGATACGGGAAGCGGAATTCCAAAAGAGATAAGAGGCAAGATCTTTGAACCCTTCTTCACGACCAAAGAGGTAGGCAGGGGGACAGGAATGGGACTCTCCATGGTCTACGGAACCATGCAGGAGCATAAAGGAAATATCACCGTACAAAGTACCCAGAACAGGGGTACCGTATTCAGTCTCTATTTCCCTAAAGATGGAAGTGAAAATCAGGAACGGTCAGATGACACAGAAATTGTCGACGAGGGCGCAACATATAATATTGCAGTAGTGGATGACGAATCCATGATCAGAGAATTCCTGAATATAAGCCTAAAAGGGAAAGGTCATAAACTGGATCTATTTGAAGATGGTTCCCATTTTATTCAATCTCTTAAAGAGGAAGGAAAATCATACGATTTCGTAATACTCGATATGATAATGCCCGGGATGAACGGTATTGAATGCTATAGAGAACTTATGAAAATACATCGCAAGATCCGGGTACTTCTCTCCAGCGGATACAGCAAAAAGGATGACGTACAGGAGATAATGAAAAATTCGAATGTACTTTATATTCAGAAACCCTATAGTATAAATGAGCTGGGTAAAGCAATTCAAAAACTGATGGCAGGTTACGATGGTAGTTGA
- a CDS encoding response regulator — MTKEKAKILIVDDNEVIREVLEDILTLEEYDVKCCSNALEGLEEGLSNPPDLFLLDITMPDIDGLELCRRLKAEAKTEAIPVIFISGLLGMEEKVAGFKAGAVDYITKPFQNIDILVRVETHVQLRKKTLILESMNEWLEEKVEQRTRELRLAKEFAEKANNAKSEFLANINHEIRTPLNGVLGMLKLMKHQEMNDDLEMYHNLADFSARHLSAVFSDILDYTQLDSDSMKFNYDSLDIPNIVENVCRLQKEYAEAKGLELSWELPDSDRRFVTDEVRLVQILTNLIGNAVKYSNKGKINVRCRISDTLEIEVEDTGIGIPAGRTEEIFTPFLQLESPYTKVHSGTGLGLAISRNLCQAMDGSIAVRSEPGKGSCFSLTLPEHKARFPRPSRLDSPAEKNKLKILVVEDNTINLFLLENILESAGWEVFQAVNGEEAIEELELSEPDIVLLDMGLPKKSGLEVMKEIRKRDKFRNLPVIAVTAYSHKDDLERFEKAGINAVITKPIAEDVLLDTIMLHTRA, encoded by the coding sequence ATGACCAAAGAAAAAGCAAAGATTCTTATTGTTGATGACAATGAAGTAATAAGAGAAGTTCTTGAGGATATACTGACCCTGGAAGAGTATGATGTAAAATGCTGCTCAAACGCTCTGGAGGGCCTTGAAGAGGGACTTAGCAATCCCCCGGATCTATTTCTATTAGATATTACAATGCCCGATATAGACGGGCTGGAACTCTGCCGCCGGTTGAAAGCCGAAGCCAAGACCGAAGCTATTCCGGTAATTTTTATCAGCGGGCTTTTGGGAATGGAAGAGAAAGTCGCAGGCTTCAAGGCAGGTGCTGTAGATTATATCACCAAACCCTTTCAGAATATTGATATACTTGTCCGTGTTGAAACTCATGTTCAGCTCAGAAAAAAAACTCTGATTCTGGAGTCAATGAATGAATGGCTTGAGGAGAAGGTTGAACAGAGAACAAGAGAACTCAGACTGGCCAAGGAATTTGCCGAAAAAGCAAATAATGCAAAATCTGAGTTCCTGGCAAATATCAATCATGAAATAAGAACCCCTCTCAATGGTGTACTAGGCATGTTGAAGCTGATGAAACATCAGGAAATGAATGATGATCTGGAGATGTATCACAATCTTGCCGATTTTTCAGCCCGTCATCTTTCAGCAGTCTTCTCAGATATACTGGACTACACACAGCTGGATTCGGACTCTATGAAGTTCAACTATGATTCACTGGATATTCCAAATATTGTTGAAAATGTCTGCCGTCTGCAGAAAGAGTATGCCGAGGCCAAAGGACTGGAACTGAGCTGGGAGCTTCCTGATAGTGACAGGAGATTTGTCACAGATGAGGTGAGACTCGTACAGATTCTGACAAACCTGATAGGCAATGCCGTAAAGTACTCCAATAAGGGAAAGATTAACGTCCGCTGCAGAATCTCTGACACCCTGGAAATTGAAGTGGAAGATACGGGTATTGGAATACCCGCAGGAAGGACGGAGGAGATCTTCACACCCTTTCTGCAGCTGGAATCACCATACACCAAAGTACACAGTGGAACAGGACTGGGTCTGGCCATCAGCAGAAATCTCTGTCAGGCCATGGATGGTTCAATAGCTGTCCGTTCAGAACCGGGAAAGGGCAGCTGTTTCAGCCTGACCCTGCCGGAGCACAAGGCCCGTTTCCCCCGTCCTTCACGCCTGGACAGTCCGGCAGAAAAGAACAAACTCAAGATACTGGTTGTGGAGGATAACACGATAAACCTTTTCCTCCTGGAAAATATTCTTGAATCGGCAGGATGGGAAGTTTTTCAGGCGGTAAATGGAGAGGAAGCCATTGAAGAGCTCGAACTGTCAGAACCTGATATTGTTCTGCTGGATATGGGACTCCCCAAGAAAAGCGGTCTGGAAGTGATGAAGGAAATACGAAAAAGAGATAAATTCAGAAATTTGCCTGTTATCGCAGTGACAGCCTACTCACATAAAGATGATCTGGAACGTTTCGAAAAAGCCGGAATCAATGCCGTAATAACCAAGCCTATAGCAGAAGATGTGCTTCTGGACACCATAATGCTTCATACCCGTGCCTGA
- a CDS encoding methyl-accepting chemotaxis protein, which translates to MKGWKDIKIMGKLLIGFGTVMFLLIIVSVWTFIGISQIVENAKEVILGNQLNGNLAQQEVDHLNWANDVNRLLTDDEVTEVNVQLDDHQCAFGKWLYGPEREAAETLMPTLAPLFKSIEEPHMHLHESASEIQDVFVQADNQLPAEISRREIEHLYWASSIRDSLLMGEKRLSVELNPDNCSLGRWVTSPEGQNLYNSKNSEFQAIWDEMLKDHRALHESAAELNTMMSGNQSRSRAFFSSSVLPHLYSTIGGLDDLKEIAEEDIRQMGKAFNIYSRKTSPALFKVQKLLNEIRGGAAAMIMTDAQMLEAAQRTRLLILIISAIAVITAILLALIISKGITNAMTKGIKFAVSLSEGDLTATIDMDQKDEVGQLAEALKEMRNSLNHIVTQVLISSSNVSAGCQQLSSTSQQLSQGATEQAASAEEVSSSMEKMMSNIEQSSENAHKTEQISQKAAIQIEDSGQAVMKTVEAMKNIAEKISIIQNIASQTNMLSLNAAIEAARAGEQGKGFAVVAAEVGKLAASSKKAAEEISELTFSSVSQANSSGELMQELVPQIKNTASLIQEISSSNKEQRIGAEQISLAVTQLDTVVQQNASAAEESAAMAEELSSQASHLSQLITFFKLDEQAGLNPGGTKLLE; encoded by the coding sequence GTGAAAGGTTGGAAAGATATAAAAATAATGGGAAAACTGCTAATAGGTTTTGGAACTGTAATGTTTCTTCTTATTATTGTCTCTGTATGGACCTTTATCGGAATATCCCAAATTGTTGAAAATGCTAAAGAAGTAATATTGGGAAACCAGCTCAACGGGAATCTTGCACAGCAAGAAGTCGATCACCTTAACTGGGCCAATGATGTCAACCGTCTCCTCACTGATGATGAAGTCACTGAAGTAAATGTCCAACTGGATGATCACCAGTGTGCCTTTGGAAAATGGCTCTATGGTCCCGAACGTGAAGCTGCAGAGACCCTGATGCCGACTCTTGCCCCCCTTTTTAAATCAATTGAAGAACCCCATATGCACCTCCATGAATCTGCTTCAGAAATACAGGATGTATTCGTCCAGGCTGATAATCAGCTTCCTGCTGAAATCAGTCGGAGAGAAATTGAACACCTCTACTGGGCCTCATCAATAAGAGACAGTCTTCTCATGGGAGAAAAAAGATTATCTGTTGAACTGAATCCAGATAACTGTAGTCTGGGCCGCTGGGTAACATCCCCCGAAGGACAGAATCTATATAACAGCAAAAACTCCGAATTCCAGGCTATCTGGGATGAGATGCTTAAGGATCATAGAGCACTTCACGAATCTGCTGCCGAGCTGAATACTATGATGAGCGGCAATCAGAGCCGAAGCCGGGCATTTTTCAGCAGTTCAGTTCTCCCCCATCTTTACAGCACTATAGGGGGACTTGATGATCTGAAAGAGATTGCCGAAGAGGATATACGCCAGATGGGAAAAGCCTTTAATATATACAGCCGGAAAACCAGCCCTGCCCTCTTTAAAGTACAGAAACTCCTGAATGAAATAAGGGGCGGTGCCGCCGCCATGATCATGACTGATGCTCAGATGCTGGAAGCCGCACAACGTACCAGACTGCTGATACTGATAATCAGTGCAATAGCTGTTATAACTGCAATTCTTCTTGCACTGATCATTTCCAAAGGTATAACCAATGCCATGACAAAGGGTATCAAATTTGCCGTCAGCCTCTCAGAGGGAGATCTCACAGCCACCATAGATATGGACCAGAAAGATGAAGTCGGACAGCTGGCCGAAGCCCTTAAGGAGATGCGGAACAGTCTGAACCATATTGTAACCCAGGTACTGATCAGTTCCAGCAATGTCAGTGCCGGCTGTCAACAGCTCAGTTCTACTTCCCAGCAGCTCTCACAGGGAGCCACAGAACAGGCGGCATCTGCTGAAGAAGTATCCTCCTCCATGGAAAAGATGATGTCCAACATTGAACAGTCTTCAGAGAATGCACATAAAACCGAACAGATCTCACAAAAGGCAGCCATTCAGATTGAAGATAGCGGTCAGGCTGTTATGAAGACTGTAGAAGCCATGAAAAATATTGCAGAAAAAATATCTATTATTCAGAATATTGCAAGTCAGACCAATATGCTCAGCCTAAATGCAGCCATCGAAGCTGCCAGAGCAGGAGAACAGGGTAAAGGTTTTGCCGTTGTAGCCGCAGAAGTGGGAAAACTAGCTGCAAGCAGTAAAAAAGCCGCAGAGGAGATATCGGAGCTCACTTTCAGCAGTGTATCCCAGGCGAACAGCAGCGGTGAACTGATGCAGGAGCTTGTACCTCAGATTAAAAACACAGCCAGTCTGATACAGGAAATATCCTCATCCAATAAGGAACAGCGCATCGGTGCTGAGCAGATATCCCTTGCTGTAACCCAGCTTGATACGGTTGTACAGCAGAATGCCTCTGCTGCTGAAGAATCTGCGGCCATGGCGGAAGAACTGTCATCTCAGGCAAGCCATCTGTCACAGCTTATCACTTTCTTCAAACTGGATGAGCAGGCCGGTTTAAACCCCGGAGGGACAAAACTTCTGGAATAA
- a CDS encoding APC family permease has protein sequence MNEISGDSIPKRYGFWTASAMVVGITIGSGVFFKADDVLSAAGGRLPMALLAWLIGGSIMVITAYVFSRIASQIEKVNGMVDYFEAAYGENAAYLVAWFMTFIYYPALVAVLSWVSANYTVALMGWEQGLWGLALIYMLLFFLLSILSPMLAGRWQVSATIIKLIPLALIGITGTIGGLISGQTFDSFTRTAGTLAADGGGLALATVSTAFAYEGWIIATSINAEIRDAKKTLPRALVTGTIAIMLIYMFYYMGISGVLSNEAILQAGDNAPVLVISKIFGNIGGSLLTAFVVISCLGTLNGLIMASARGMYSIAARNRGPGVKFFSSINSKTGSTLNSALAGLAISLFWLMIWYGNFHGWWGGFMDISELPIVFLYSIYISLYVWYIRHFKEFSLFQRYVAPTLAGIGSVYIVIGGLKKDMVIPFLILSLFIFAAALILDIKRKK, from the coding sequence ATGAATGAAATTTCGGGAGATTCCATCCCAAAAAGATACGGATTCTGGACCGCCTCCGCCATGGTTGTGGGGATCACCATCGGCTCAGGAGTTTTTTTTAAGGCCGATGATGTCCTCTCCGCTGCCGGCGGCAGGCTGCCCATGGCACTCCTGGCCTGGCTCATAGGCGGATCAATCATGGTTATTACAGCCTATGTATTTTCCCGCATAGCTTCTCAGATTGAGAAAGTCAACGGCATGGTGGATTATTTCGAAGCCGCTTACGGTGAGAACGCAGCCTATCTTGTTGCCTGGTTTATGACTTTTATCTACTACCCGGCTCTCGTTGCCGTTCTATCCTGGGTTTCTGCCAATTATACGGTAGCCCTTATGGGTTGGGAACAGGGTCTATGGGGGCTGGCTCTTATTTATATGCTCCTGTTTTTCCTCCTGAGTATTCTCTCTCCTATGCTGGCAGGACGATGGCAGGTGAGTGCAACAATTATCAAACTGATTCCCCTGGCTCTTATCGGTATTACAGGTACCATCGGGGGGCTCATCAGCGGACAGACCTTTGACAGTTTTACAAGAACCGCGGGAACCCTGGCTGCAGATGGCGGAGGTCTGGCCCTGGCAACAGTATCAACTGCCTTTGCCTATGAGGGATGGATCATAGCCACCTCCATCAATGCTGAAATAAGGGATGCAAAAAAAACCCTTCCCCGGGCCCTTGTCACAGGTACAATAGCAATAATGCTGATCTATATGTTTTATTACATGGGTATTTCAGGAGTATTATCCAATGAAGCCATACTCCAGGCGGGAGACAATGCCCCTGTGCTGGTAATCTCAAAGATTTTCGGAAATATAGGAGGCTCTCTGCTGACAGCCTTTGTAGTTATTTCCTGTCTGGGAACTCTTAACGGACTTATCATGGCATCCGCGAGAGGAATGTACTCCATTGCAGCCAGAAACAGAGGGCCCGGAGTGAAGTTCTTCAGCAGCATCAACAGCAAAACAGGATCTACCCTTAATTCCGCTCTGGCCGGTCTTGCAATCTCCCTCTTCTGGCTGATGATCTGGTATGGGAATTTTCATGGCTGGTGGGGAGGATTTATGGATATTTCCGAACTGCCCATAGTATTCCTCTACTCTATCTATATATCTCTTTATGTCTGGTATATACGCCATTTCAAGGAGTTCTCACTCTTTCAGCGCTATGTTGCACCCACACTGGCGGGAATCGGCTCTGTCTACATAGTTATCGGTGGACTGAAAAAAGATATGGTTATTCCTTTTCTGATTCTTTCGTTATTTATCTTCGCAGCAGCCCTTATTCTTGATATCAAGAGGAAAAAATAG
- a CDS encoding DUF4395 domain-containing protein, producing MKTISIPKKVNSTVVRLVGGQVFLLSLLYILTDWALIPAFLAIDFAIRASGYPRFSLLAETAILISKVFGLKNRPIFFAPKRFAALIGLILSLTALILSIVSLTDSSLVFIAVLGLFSFLESGFDFCAGCKIFGFLMHKGWIPTKYCSDCAY from the coding sequence ATGAAAACTATAAGTATACCAAAAAAAGTAAATTCGACCGTTGTACGGCTGGTTGGAGGCCAGGTATTCCTCCTGTCCCTGTTATATATTCTGACTGACTGGGCTCTTATTCCTGCATTTCTGGCAATTGATTTTGCAATCAGAGCATCGGGATACCCACGATTCAGCTTGCTTGCAGAGACTGCCATTCTTATCAGCAAAGTTTTCGGCCTGAAAAATCGCCCAATATTCTTTGCACCAAAAAGATTTGCAGCCCTTATAGGACTGATACTCTCTTTGACAGCATTAATCCTATCAATTGTCTCTTTGACTGACTCATCCCTGGTATTTATTGCTGTTCTTGGACTCTTTTCTTTTCTTGAGTCTGGTTTCGACTTTTGTGCCGGATGTAAAATCTTCGGTTTTCTGATGCATAAAGGGTGGATACCCACAAAGTACTGCAGCGACTGTGCCTATTAA
- a CDS encoding NAD(P)/FAD-dependent oxidoreductase, with amino-acid sequence MSKITGSKTMKYDYAVIGACKAGLTAVETLRERAPEASILLINGEDRLPYKRTQLTKKLASGFSPDDFSLKDEGWYSDNSIELWNNTRVLEIDKEKHELICSDGRTAVWGKLLIATGAIPFQVDIPGREFVKHLRSAADTEILRAELLSCRRVAVIGQGVEGVEIAEQCRKMGLEVHLTGRDSRLMQRWLNQRLSGKLLSLFKSEGVHCSFSRDVSNITKEGDHYRVHSPGEVLEVDIVLASTGIRGNPALAEALGIYGKKGIACDTSLQTRIQDIYAAGDAVEVPSGWPRGLWHWAEYQGRTAGMNMSGESQKIENIPTRLKCEPFGKFYFSMALPDVNEDDKSTVFFDDKRGYLKIFEREGRSVAALMEGLSKDDSKILEKGIHQGMPAESLASSFI; translated from the coding sequence ATGAGTAAAATAACTGGATCAAAAACAATGAAATATGATTATGCGGTGATAGGGGCATGTAAGGCCGGACTGACTGCTGTAGAGACTCTGCGGGAAAGGGCTCCTGAAGCATCTATACTCCTTATCAACGGAGAAGACAGACTCCCTTATAAGAGAACTCAGTTGACTAAAAAACTGGCCTCAGGCTTTTCACCCGATGATTTTTCCCTCAAAGATGAAGGGTGGTATTCAGATAATTCTATCGAGCTGTGGAATAATACCCGGGTCCTTGAGATTGATAAGGAAAAGCATGAACTGATCTGTTCTGACGGTAGAACCGCAGTCTGGGGAAAGCTCCTTATAGCGACAGGGGCCATCCCTTTTCAGGTGGACATACCTGGAAGAGAGTTTGTTAAGCATCTGAGATCCGCTGCAGATACTGAGATTCTCAGAGCCGAGCTGCTGAGTTGCAGGCGGGTTGCAGTGATCGGGCAGGGTGTTGAAGGTGTTGAAATCGCCGAACAATGCAGGAAGATGGGGCTGGAGGTTCATCTGACCGGCCGGGACAGTCGTCTGATGCAGCGATGGCTGAACCAGAGGCTGTCTGGAAAACTCCTGAGTCTATTTAAATCCGAAGGTGTTCACTGCAGCTTTAGCCGGGATGTCAGTAATATCACAAAGGAGGGGGATCATTACCGGGTACATAGTCCCGGAGAGGTCCTTGAGGTTGATATTGTACTCGCCTCTACAGGAATCAGGGGAAATCCGGCACTGGCGGAAGCCCTCGGGATATACGGCAAAAAAGGGATAGCCTGTGATACCTCTCTTCAAACCCGTATTCAGGATATTTATGCTGCAGGGGATGCGGTTGAGGTTCCTTCCGGATGGCCTCGGGGGTTATGGCACTGGGCGGAATATCAGGGCAGAACCGCAGGGATGAATATGAGTGGTGAATCTCAGAAAATTGAGAATATTCCAACCAGACTTAAATGTGAGCCCTTCGGCAAATTTTACTTTTCAATGGCTCTGCCGGATGTAAATGAAGATGATAAGAGTACTGTGTTCTTTGATGATAAGAGAGGCTACCTTAAGATTTTTGAGAGGGAAGGACGTAGTGTTGCCGCTTTGATGGAAGGTCTCAGTAAAGATGATTCAAAAATCCTGGAAAAGGGGATACATCAGGGGATGCCGGCGGAATCACTGGCCTCTTCTTTTATATGA